A window of Lentibacillus sp. Marseille-P4043 contains these coding sequences:
- a CDS encoding nucleotidyltransferase substrate binding protein, which translates to MEQSDEVRWKQRFENFERSYKLLEKYSTEPIKTELERAGIIRFFEMTFELSWKVIKDYLEAQGYIIKSPRDAIKQAFQIELIDDGHVWLEALSKRNLTTHTYDETLAKEFVEEITTIYLPAIQVLYEELLKEW; encoded by the coding sequence ATGGAACAGTCAGACGAAGTACGCTGGAAGCAGAGATTTGAAAACTTTGAAAGGTCCTATAAACTGTTGGAGAAGTATTCCACCGAACCTATAAAAACCGAATTAGAACGAGCGGGCATCATCCGATTTTTTGAAATGACATTTGAACTATCCTGGAAGGTTATAAAGGATTATTTGGAAGCGCAAGGCTATATTATTAAGAGTCCAAGAGATGCAATTAAGCAGGCATTTCAAATTGAATTAATTGATGACGGTCATGTATGGTTGGAAGCCCTATCCAAACGAAATTTGACCACGCATACGTACGATGAAACATTAGCAAAAGAATTTGTAGAAGAAATTACGACAATATATTTGCCAGCCATCCAAGTATTGTATGAAGAACTTTTGAAGGAATGGTGA
- a CDS encoding nucleotidyltransferase domain-containing protein codes for MVMFGLLDRDIDFIVKALKHFEEIDQAIIFGSRAIGNYKKGSDVDMAITGKKVTGKTISDLNILLNEDYPLPYFFDLLDYKTVGSEKLKVHIDTVGIEVYSRKDKR; via the coding sequence ATGGTCATGTTTGGATTATTAGACCGAGATATTGATTTTATTGTAAAAGCATTAAAGCATTTTGAAGAAATTGATCAGGCAATTATTTTTGGCAGTCGAGCCATCGGTAATTATAAAAAAGGCTCGGATGTAGACATGGCTATAACTGGTAAAAAAGTTACAGGAAAAACCATATCGGATTTAAATATTTTATTAAACGAGGATTATCCACTGCCTTATTTTTTCGATCTTTTGGATTATAAAACTGTTGGGAGTGAGAAGTTAAAAGTTCATATTGATACGGTTGGGATTGAAGTATATTCTAGAAAAGATAAACGTTAA
- a CDS encoding putative holin-like toxin: MTTYEALNLVAQFSLLFVATLTLIVTIVVYLEKKK, from the coding sequence ATGACGACATATGAAGCCTTAAACTTAGTAGCGCAATTTAGTTTATTATTTGTTGCTACACTTACATTAATTGTAACTATTGTCGTCTACCTGGAAAAAAAGAAGTAA
- a CDS encoding NERD domain-containing protein has protein sequence MIIRRRPKPLPLEKLEALIPRIPPHFKQLPELQQDVARRLKGYIGEKKVDHHLDQLAHRYTILHDVCLKTRNGKTFQIDTIVIAQHAIFLIDSKNYTGTITFDTILKQFTRDDGDKETGYRYPITQAENHYLQIENWLHDHHLPNVPIHFFIAIAEPSTVIKVIGDKQDIARVVMHGDHVPMKLMEMDAEYARNNSARLPSRKIGEGILRECQEFDVDILSQYGIKKQDIKPGVRCPSCGQLGMRRIYGKWKCDYCKKTFKKANLNALSDYRLLIEPWITNQECRRFLNLNSRSVATRILKASNLIYQKEHNRWIKR, from the coding sequence ATGATTATAAGACGACGCCCCAAACCACTCCCACTGGAAAAACTAGAAGCGCTTATTCCAAGAATACCGCCCCATTTTAAGCAATTACCTGAATTACAACAAGATGTTGCAAGAAGACTCAAAGGATATATTGGTGAAAAGAAAGTTGATCATCATCTGGATCAGCTCGCTCATAGATATACGATTTTGCATGATGTTTGCCTAAAGACACGGAATGGCAAAACCTTTCAAATCGATACTATTGTTATAGCGCAACATGCAATTTTCCTTATTGATAGTAAAAATTATACCGGTACCATTACCTTTGATACTATTCTCAAACAATTTACCCGCGATGATGGGGATAAAGAAACAGGTTATCGATATCCCATCACCCAAGCCGAGAATCACTACCTTCAAATCGAAAACTGGCTCCATGACCATCACTTGCCTAACGTTCCCATACACTTTTTCATTGCAATCGCAGAACCAAGTACTGTTATAAAAGTAATCGGTGATAAACAAGATATTGCTAGAGTCGTGATGCACGGCGACCACGTTCCAATGAAGCTGATGGAAATGGATGCTGAATACGCTCGCAATAATAGTGCTAGATTACCAAGCCGTAAAATTGGTGAGGGAATTTTGCGAGAATGTCAGGAATTTGACGTGGACATCCTCTCGCAGTACGGGATTAAAAAACAGGATATTAAGCCAGGTGTGCGCTGTCCGTCTTGTGGGCAGTTGGGGATGAGACGTATCTATGGAAAATGGAAATGCGATTATTGTAAAAAAACGTTTAAAAAAGCCAACTTGAACGCGCTATCTGACTATCGATTATTAATAGAACCATGGATTACCAACCAAGAGTGCCGTCGCTTTCTAAATTTAAATTCCAGAAGCGTGGCCACCAGGATTTTAAAAGCTAGCAACCTTATATATCAGAAAGAGCATAATAGGTGGATTAAAAGGTAG
- a CDS encoding C40 family peptidase, which yields MANKKIIMSVTASAAIASAIFAADEVEAASYKVQSGDSLWAIAQKFDTSVSQLKTVNNLANDIIYPNQVIETEGGKTQSSTKPTTTKPSTTKSSTYTVKSGDTLSAIAFKHNVSIADLMKWNNLDSTLIYPGNVFVVTKNGSSSGASAGSGSNAGADTNTGGNTSSNSGTSSDAQVGSSTVYTVKSGDTLSAIASRNGVTVDNLKKWNNLKSDLIYIGQKLNIGSNAGNGTVDKDTSENVSSGGSSSVGVDYDVSKLISTAKSMNGVGYAWGGSSPSGFDCSGFIYYTFNKAGKSIGRLSSEGYYNRSFYVNKPAVGDLVFFENTYKSGISHLGIYLGSGQFIHAGSDGVQISSVSNPYWKKHFEGYKRFY from the coding sequence ATGGCCAATAAAAAAATTATCATGTCGGTAACTGCTAGTGCAGCAATCGCATCAGCAATCTTCGCGGCTGATGAAGTTGAAGCAGCATCATACAAAGTACAAAGCGGGGACTCGCTATGGGCCATTGCGCAAAAGTTCGACACAAGCGTTTCCCAATTGAAAACGGTTAATAATCTAGCAAACGATATTATTTATCCTAATCAAGTAATCGAAACAGAAGGCGGAAAAACGCAATCTTCAACTAAACCTACTACTACTAAACCATCTACAACAAAATCGAGTACATATACAGTGAAATCTGGTGACACATTGAGCGCCATCGCATTTAAGCATAATGTCTCTATTGCAGATCTGATGAAATGGAACAATCTTGATTCGACATTGATTTACCCTGGGAATGTGTTTGTCGTTACTAAGAACGGATCTAGTTCTGGCGCGAGTGCTGGATCTGGATCTAACGCTGGGGCTGACACAAATACAGGCGGTAATACGAGCTCCAATAGTGGGACAAGCTCTGATGCCCAAGTTGGATCATCCACCGTCTACACCGTGAAATCTGGTGACACATTATCAGCCATCGCCTCACGTAATGGCGTGACCGTTGATAATCTGAAAAAGTGGAACAACTTGAAATCAGATTTAATTTACATCGGACAAAAATTGAATATCGGCTCCAATGCAGGTAATGGAACCGTTGATAAAGATACATCCGAAAATGTCAGCTCAGGCGGATCTTCCTCAGTCGGCGTCGATTACGATGTCTCCAAATTGATCAGCACGGCAAAAAGCATGAACGGCGTAGGATACGCATGGGGCGGCTCATCACCAAGCGGTTTCGACTGCAGCGGCTTCATCTATTACACGTTCAATAAAGCAGGCAAAAGTATCGGCAGATTATCAAGTGAAGGATACTACAACCGCTCATTCTATGTAAACAAGCCAGCAGTTGGCGACCTCGTATTCTTCGAGAACACATATAAGAGCGGAATCTCACATCTAGGAATCTACCTAGGCAGCGGCCAATTCATTCACGCCGGATCAGATGGTGTGCAGATCTCAAGTGTGAGCAATCCATATTGGAAGAAGCACTTTGAAGGATATAAGCGGTTTTATTGA
- a CDS encoding YveK family protein, whose product MEETISLKEIFEVIKKRLLLIVSLIVGAALISAIISYFVLTPTYQSSTQFIVNQSEQDPAAQYDVNNIRTNVELINTYNVIIKSPAILEDVINELDLSLTTEELQDKIEVASAENSQVVTVTATDPDANLAAQMANKTVEIFQEQIPDIMNVDNVKILSEAEVKADPTPVSPKPMLNIAIAIVLGGMVGVGLAFLLEYLDNTIKTEDDIDKKLNVPVLGVISHIDDKDVRGDSYQPAAKRAKRGDFRGTQKKSI is encoded by the coding sequence ATGGAAGAGACGATTTCCCTCAAAGAAATTTTTGAGGTTATCAAGAAGCGGTTGCTGCTGATTGTTTCCTTGATCGTTGGTGCGGCATTGATTAGTGCTATTATTAGTTATTTTGTTTTAACGCCGACGTATCAGTCTAGCACGCAGTTTATTGTTAACCAAAGTGAGCAGGATCCTGCTGCACAATATGATGTAAATAATATCCGGACAAATGTCGAATTGATCAATACGTATAATGTTATCATTAAAAGTCCTGCGATATTGGAAGATGTTATTAATGAATTAGACCTATCGCTTACTACTGAAGAGTTGCAAGATAAAATTGAAGTCGCCAGTGCAGAAAATTCGCAGGTTGTGACGGTGACAGCGACAGATCCAGATGCAAACCTTGCCGCACAAATGGCGAACAAAACGGTGGAAATTTTTCAAGAGCAAATTCCTGATATTATGAATGTCGATAACGTGAAAATATTATCGGAAGCGGAAGTGAAGGCTGATCCAACACCGGTAAGTCCGAAGCCAATGTTGAATATTGCGATTGCGATTGTGCTTGGCGGAATGGTCGGTGTTGGGCTTGCGTTCTTGCTTGAGTACTTGGATAACACGATTAAAACGGAAGATGATATTGACAAGAAGCTTAATGTACCGGTATTAGGTGTGATCAGTCATATCGATGATAAAGATGTGCGGGGCGATAGTTATCAACCTGCAGCAAAACGAGCGAAACGAGGTGATTTCCGTGGCACGCAGAAAAAATCAATCTAG
- a CDS encoding CpsD/CapB family tyrosine-protein kinase yields MARRKNQSRTSKIRHLITKLNPKSPISEQFRTVRTNLQFASVDEELATILVTSSGPAEGKSSSVSNLAVVYAQQGKRVLLVDADLRKPTAHYTFRLDNLTGLSNILVGETPVAEAVSNTNVENLDVISCGPIPPNPSELLGSKKMEQFIQEIRGLYDVILFDTPPVLAVTDAQILANYCDGSLLVVRSNQTEYDAAKKSIDVLQSAKAKFLGTVLNDREKKEANYYYYYGTN; encoded by the coding sequence GTGGCACGCAGAAAAAATCAATCTAGAACGAGCAAAATCAGACATTTAATCACCAAGCTGAATCCGAAGTCACCAATATCTGAGCAGTTCCGGACAGTCCGGACAAATTTGCAGTTTGCTTCGGTTGATGAAGAATTAGCAACGATTCTTGTTACGTCATCAGGGCCGGCAGAGGGGAAGTCATCGTCGGTATCGAATCTGGCGGTTGTCTACGCACAACAAGGTAAAAGAGTGCTGCTTGTCGATGCTGATTTAAGGAAACCCACTGCCCACTACACATTTCGACTTGATAACCTGACCGGGTTGAGTAACATCCTTGTTGGGGAGACACCGGTAGCGGAAGCCGTTTCAAATACGAATGTGGAAAATTTGGATGTGATCTCTTGTGGGCCAATCCCGCCAAATCCATCTGAATTACTAGGGTCCAAAAAGATGGAGCAATTTATCCAGGAGATACGTGGGTTATATGATGTGATTCTGTTCGACACACCTCCAGTACTTGCGGTAACCGATGCGCAAATTCTCGCTAACTATTGTGATGGATCCTTATTGGTGGTAAGAAGTAACCAAACAGAATACGATGCGGCTAAAAAGTCAATCGACGTCTTACAGTCCGCAAAAGCTAAATTCCTTGGTACGGTATTAAACGACCGGGAGAAAAAAGAAGCGAATTATTATTACTACTACGGTACAAATTAA
- a CDS encoding tyrosine-protein phosphatase, translating to MIDINCHILPGLDDGPQSLRETLAMAKKAAKQGIHTVIATPHHNNGMFQNEKDAIIGAVDYVNAKLREAEIDLMVLPGQEIMMYADIVADLERGLLLPLNESSGYVLLEMPTSHVPSFASQLVFDMQIAGYKPIIAHPEENRELVDNPNRLYDLVKNGALTQLNAASITGSAGKRTEKFALNMLEASLAQFIGSNAYDAKKRDSKLQQAYKVMTKQLGAQTADLLMENSELLTQGKPIIKDAPSRMTKRKGLFSR from the coding sequence ATGATCGATATAAATTGTCATATCTTGCCTGGCCTTGATGATGGTCCTCAGTCACTACGGGAGACACTTGCGATGGCCAAAAAGGCTGCTAAACAGGGGATTCATACGGTAATTGCAACGCCACATCACAATAATGGCATGTTTCAGAATGAGAAGGATGCGATTATTGGGGCGGTAGACTATGTAAATGCAAAACTACGTGAGGCGGAGATTGATCTGATGGTGTTGCCTGGCCAGGAGATTATGATGTATGCAGACATCGTAGCGGATTTGGAACGTGGGTTATTGTTGCCACTCAATGAGTCTTCGGGTTATGTGCTGCTCGAGATGCCGACCAGCCATGTGCCATCATTTGCTTCCCAGCTTGTTTTCGACATGCAAATTGCTGGGTACAAGCCGATTATTGCTCACCCGGAGGAGAACCGGGAATTAGTAGATAATCCGAATCGCTTGTATGATCTGGTGAAAAATGGCGCACTAACACAGTTGAATGCAGCGAGTATAACTGGTTCAGCTGGCAAGCGAACGGAAAAATTTGCGTTAAACATGCTGGAAGCGAGCTTAGCCCAATTTATCGGGTCAAATGCTTACGATGCGAAAAAACGGGATAGTAAACTACAACAGGCATATAAAGTAATGACAAAACAATTGGGTGCCCAGACGGCCGATTTGCTCATGGAAAATAGTGAATTACTTACTCAGGGCAAACCGATTATTAAAGATGCACCAAGTCGCATGACGAAACGTAAAGGCTTATTCTCGCGTTAA
- a CDS encoding tyrosine-protein phosphatase, which produces MIDIHCHILPGIDDGAKTTAESLAMAQAAVQQGIHTIIATPHHQNGKYNNRKADIITYVADLNEQLQEEDIPLTILPGQETRINGDMIEEIKTDVLVPLNGDTKYLFVEFPSGSVPRYAKQMLFDIQVAGYTPVIVHPERNRAISEHPSILYEFVRTGALTQVTAASLAGKFGKNIQKFSHQLVEANLTHFIASDAHNTTTRGFTMKEAYQELRDQHGNEAFYTFMENCQLLVDNQNVIKNEPEPVKKKKFLGLF; this is translated from the coding sequence TTGATCGACATACATTGTCATATTTTACCCGGAATCGATGATGGCGCAAAAACAACGGCAGAAAGCTTGGCAATGGCTCAAGCGGCTGTGCAACAGGGGATCCATACAATTATTGCAACGCCGCACCATCAAAATGGAAAATATAATAACCGAAAAGCCGATATTATCACCTATGTAGCGGATTTAAATGAGCAGTTGCAAGAGGAGGATATTCCGTTAACAATCCTTCCTGGGCAAGAAACGCGGATAAATGGGGACATGATTGAGGAAATCAAAACCGATGTACTCGTTCCATTGAATGGGGACACGAAATATTTGTTTGTTGAGTTCCCGTCTGGTTCCGTGCCACGGTATGCGAAACAGATGTTGTTTGACATCCAGGTAGCTGGGTATACACCAGTAATCGTTCACCCTGAGCGAAACCGGGCGATATCTGAGCACCCATCGATACTCTATGAATTTGTGCGGACAGGTGCACTGACACAGGTTACAGCTGCTAGTTTAGCCGGAAAGTTTGGGAAAAACATTCAAAAATTCTCCCATCAACTTGTTGAAGCAAATCTAACTCATTTCATCGCATCTGACGCGCACAATACGACAACGAGAGGCTTCACGATGAAAGAAGCGTATCAAGAATTACGCGATCAGCACGGAAACGAGGCGTTTTACACATTCATGGAAAATTGCCAGCTGTTAGTAGATAATCAAAATGTTATCAAAAATGAACCTGAACCGGTTAAAAAGAAGAAGTTTCTTGGGCTGTTTTAA
- a CDS encoding response regulator transcription factor, whose amino-acid sequence MINVLVVDDQRLFREGVQALIRTENDMDVIGIAENGEEALQKTADMQPDVVLMDIHMPDLDGIKTTAKIKESYPMVKVVLLTATAEEELIIRGITVGADGFLVKEIYADNLHQAIRDAYRGQVVFSGDVARILAQRIRQLTLSKKQILAKKLENRNIYLTNRELDIAYLFMKDNSNKQIAKQLYLGEGTIKNYISEIYNKINIHNREQARGYLKELLKN is encoded by the coding sequence GTGATAAACGTTTTGGTAGTTGATGATCAGCGATTGTTCCGAGAAGGCGTTCAAGCGTTAATTCGCACAGAAAATGACATGGATGTTATCGGGATCGCGGAGAATGGTGAAGAAGCACTCCAAAAAACTGCTGATATGCAACCTGATGTTGTATTGATGGATATCCATATGCCGGATTTGGATGGCATTAAGACTACAGCAAAAATTAAAGAATCCTATCCCATGGTGAAAGTTGTGCTACTGACTGCAACTGCCGAGGAAGAGCTCATTATCCGGGGAATTACAGTAGGAGCGGACGGGTTCTTAGTCAAAGAAATCTATGCGGATAACCTCCATCAGGCGATTCGTGACGCATATCGAGGACAAGTCGTTTTCTCGGGAGACGTAGCCAGAATACTAGCGCAACGGATCCGGCAATTAACGTTAAGTAAAAAGCAAATCCTCGCAAAGAAACTAGAAAACCGAAACATTTACCTAACAAATCGAGAACTGGATATCGCCTATCTATTCATGAAGGACAATTCCAATAAGCAAATCGCGAAGCAACTGTACCTTGGTGAAGGGACAATTAAAAACTATATTAGTGAAATCTATAACAAAATTAATATTCACAATCGCGAACAGGCACGGGGTTATTTAAAAGAACTACTAAAGAATTAA
- the galU gene encoding UTP--glucose-1-phosphate uridylyltransferase GalU: MQKVKKAIIPAAGLGTRFLPATKAMPKEMLPIVDRPTIEYIVEEAVESGIEDIIIVTGKGKRAIEDHFDINFELEDNLVKKGKFELLEKVRQSSKVEIHYIRQKEPMGLGHAVWCARKFIGDEPFAVLLGDDIVQAEKPCLQQLIEQFDATQSSVIGVQKVPHEETHRYGIIDPSTIEGRRYQVSNFVEKPEQGTAPSNLAIMGRYILTPEIFDFLDKQETGAGGEIQLTDAIQKLNGIQSVYAYDFEGKRYDVGEKLGFIRTTIEMALQDKAFGQEVEAMLKELLTEKTYI, translated from the coding sequence TTGCAAAAAGTAAAAAAAGCAATCATCCCAGCGGCAGGTCTGGGTACACGATTCTTACCGGCAACAAAGGCAATGCCGAAAGAAATGTTACCAATTGTTGATCGACCGACGATTGAATATATTGTCGAAGAAGCCGTTGAGTCAGGCATAGAAGATATTATTATTGTGACAGGTAAAGGGAAGCGTGCGATAGAGGATCATTTTGATATTAACTTCGAATTAGAAGACAATCTAGTAAAGAAAGGCAAGTTTGAATTACTAGAAAAAGTTAGACAGTCGTCGAAAGTGGAAATCCATTACATACGACAAAAAGAACCAATGGGATTAGGACATGCTGTATGGTGTGCACGGAAGTTTATTGGGGATGAACCATTTGCCGTACTATTAGGTGATGACATTGTCCAGGCAGAAAAACCTTGTTTACAACAATTAATCGAACAGTTTGATGCGACACAATCATCCGTTATCGGTGTGCAAAAAGTACCTCATGAAGAAACACATCGTTATGGTATTATTGATCCTAGTACAATTGAAGGCAGACGTTATCAAGTAAGTAACTTTGTTGAAAAACCGGAACAAGGAACTGCTCCTTCTAATCTAGCAATTATGGGTCGTTACATCTTAACGCCTGAGATTTTCGATTTTCTGGACAAGCAAGAAACTGGTGCTGGCGGGGAGATTCAATTGACCGATGCAATTCAGAAGTTGAATGGTATTCAGAGTGTGTATGCTTATGACTTTGAGGGTAAGCGGTATGATGTTGGGGAGAAGTTAGGGTTTATTCGGACAACGATTGAGATGGCATTGCAAGATAAAGCGTTTGGACAAGAAGTAGAGGCTATGCTTAAAGAACTTCTGACTGAAAAAACGTATATATAA
- a CDS encoding UDP-glucose dehydrogenase family protein: MNIAVVGTGYVGLVTGVSLSEIGHHVTCIDIDEAKVEKMQNGISPIYEPGLSELMTKNIGKNRLFFTTNHREGFEHAEVIYIAVGTPENEDGSANLNFVEQVAKNIAEHVKQDTVVVTKSTVPVGTNHKLKQIINTNLVHDVKVDMVSNPEFLKEGSAIHDSFHGDRIVIGSDSEKASNLLEEVNKAFGVAIYRTDIRSAEMIKYAANAFLATKISFINEISNICELVDANVEDVAEGMGLDKRIGNKFLNAGIGYGGSCFPKDTKALIKIAGNVDYDFELLKGVVNVNKKQQGLLIDKLNNRFDSLKSKKVAVLGLAFKPDTDDMREAASIVITEELVKHGAEVIAYDPIAMDNAKQILNSEVQYAENVEEAIKGADAALILTEWDEIKNIDLNLFDTMNYPLVIDGRNCFALDTMKDYRVEYYSVGRPFVPSIKKDMLFNS; the protein is encoded by the coding sequence ATGAATATCGCTGTTGTTGGTACTGGTTATGTAGGCCTAGTCACTGGTGTTAGCCTGTCTGAAATTGGCCATCATGTGACATGCATTGATATTGATGAAGCAAAAGTTGAAAAGATGCAGAATGGAATTTCCCCAATCTATGAACCTGGCTTAAGCGAATTAATGACCAAGAATATAGGGAAAAACCGTTTATTCTTCACAACAAACCATCGTGAAGGATTTGAACATGCAGAAGTCATCTACATTGCAGTCGGTACACCGGAAAATGAAGATGGTTCAGCCAATCTAAACTTTGTCGAACAAGTTGCCAAAAACATTGCGGAACATGTAAAACAGGATACGGTTGTAGTTACAAAGAGCACGGTCCCTGTTGGTACGAATCATAAACTGAAACAAATCATTAATACGAATCTAGTTCATGATGTCAAAGTAGACATGGTATCAAACCCAGAATTCCTAAAAGAGGGATCCGCTATTCATGACTCCTTCCATGGCGACCGCATTGTGATCGGTTCGGATAGTGAAAAAGCTTCAAATCTATTAGAAGAGGTTAATAAAGCCTTTGGAGTCGCAATCTATCGGACAGATATTAGAAGTGCAGAAATGATTAAATATGCGGCCAATGCATTTCTTGCAACAAAAATTAGCTTTATTAACGAAATCTCAAACATTTGTGAGCTAGTAGATGCCAACGTGGAAGATGTTGCAGAAGGTATGGGCTTAGATAAACGAATCGGTAACAAATTCTTAAACGCCGGAATTGGTTATGGTGGGTCTTGCTTCCCTAAAGATACAAAAGCACTTATTAAAATTGCCGGTAATGTTGATTATGACTTTGAATTATTAAAAGGTGTAGTCAATGTGAATAAAAAGCAACAAGGACTATTAATAGATAAGTTGAACAATAGATTTGATTCATTAAAAAGTAAAAAAGTTGCTGTTTTAGGACTTGCTTTCAAACCAGATACAGATGATATGAGGGAAGCAGCTTCTATTGTTATAACAGAAGAATTAGTGAAACACGGTGCAGAAGTGATTGCTTATGATCCAATTGCGATGGATAATGCTAAACAAATTCTAAATTCTGAAGTCCAGTATGCAGAAAATGTGGAAGAAGCTATCAAGGGTGCCGATGCTGCATTGATTCTTACGGAATGGGATGAAATTAAAAATATCGATTTGAATTTGTTTGATACGATGAACTATCCATTGGTTATTGATGGTCGGAATTGTTTTGCCTTGGATACAATGAAAGATTATCGTGTTGAATATTATTCGGTTGGAAGACCGTTTGTACCTTCAATAAAAAAGGATATGCTATTTAATAGTTGA
- a CDS encoding sugar transferase, with protein MKKVNVSNVYLIVKRCMDIVVAFLGIIITSPIFAIISIMYLFGDSKGPLYFKQQRYGKNGDLFCIYKFRSMVTNADEKLKSNKVLYQKYLKNNYKLEQDEDPRITKLGRFLRKTSLDELPQLINVLKGDMSLVGPRPIVEEELREYKYKRDDFLSVKPGVTGYWQVSGRSNVGYPERVDLELYYVYNQSLYLDMKILIITVIVVFLKKGAY; from the coding sequence ATAAAGAAGGTTAATGTTTCAAATGTGTACTTAATCGTAAAGCGTTGTATGGATATTGTTGTTGCTTTTTTAGGGATAATCATAACTTCACCTATTTTTGCCATTATTAGTATTATGTATTTATTTGGTGATTCTAAAGGCCCTTTATACTTTAAACAGCAAAGGTATGGAAAAAACGGAGATCTATTTTGTATTTATAAGTTTAGGTCTATGGTTACTAATGCAGATGAAAAACTAAAGAGTAACAAAGTATTGTATCAAAAGTATCTTAAAAATAATTATAAGCTTGAGCAAGATGAGGATCCTAGGATAACGAAGCTAGGTAGATTTTTAAGAAAAACTAGTTTGGATGAGCTTCCTCAGCTAATTAATGTGTTAAAAGGTGATATGAGCTTGGTCGGGCCAAGACCGATTGTTGAGGAAGAATTAAGGGAGTATAAGTATAAAAGAGATGATTTTCTTTCGGTGAAGCCTGGAGTTACTGGTTATTGGCAGGTCAGTGGTCGGAGTAATGTTGGGTATCCGGAGAGAGTGGATTTAGAATTATATTATGTATACAATCAATCATTGTATCTTGACATGAAAATCCTAATTATAACAGTGATAGTGGTTTTTTTAAAAAAAGGTGCTTACTAG
- a CDS encoding O-antigen ligase family protein, with protein sequence MEFGLTYIFYVFVGLLAIIVGLGLKNIRYEYIDIILKGIAIITIPISIINIIFFLYPESEIIFLKSEIAGWLMHPGTVNGLFEGSPNNILDPTKAGTVFVNTNVAAVFFNILYWIGLSIYLANKNKIYLFISLLHLSAMLTTNSRAGILSLVLSSVIVFLIFSKRNLKTLSCFIFGIPIFVIGIIWVLMLGDFSNILDRLSVNTIENDPRMSLWSSIPIIVDNYILGLGFGGWEQFHNMPAHNIFLIIWLQSGLLGLFAILLLFIYILKESYRGIRKQYINIIVFASTIIVLIQGSFDNYFLNNLRISLLYFLLVGLIFSSRGPSNKQKSSSQ encoded by the coding sequence ATGGAATTCGGTTTGACCTATATATTTTATGTTTTTGTTGGTTTATTAGCTATCATTGTGGGACTTGGTTTGAAAAATATAAGGTATGAATATATTGATATTATTTTAAAAGGAATAGCAATAATAACAATTCCGATATCAATAATTAATATAATATTTTTTCTTTACCCTGAATCAGAGATAATTTTTTTAAAGAGTGAAATTGCCGGATGGTTAATGCATCCAGGAACTGTAAACGGCTTGTTTGAAGGGAGTCCTAATAATATACTTGATCCTACAAAGGCTGGTACAGTTTTCGTAAATACTAATGTTGCAGCAGTATTTTTTAATATACTTTATTGGATTGGATTAAGTATATATTTAGCAAATAAAAACAAAATTTATTTATTTATAAGCTTACTTCATTTAAGTGCAATGCTAACAACTAACTCCAGAGCGGGAATATTATCTTTGGTTCTTTCGTCAGTGATTGTGTTTTTAATATTCTCAAAGAGAAATTTAAAAACCTTAAGTTGTTTTATATTTGGAATACCAATTTTTGTCATAGGGATTATTTGGGTTTTAATGTTGGGTGATTTTTCCAATATCTTGGATAGGCTTTCTGTTAATACAATAGAAAACGACCCAAGAATGAGCCTATGGAGTTCAATACCAATAATAGTTGATAATTATATTTTAGGTTTGGGTTTTGGTGGGTGGGAGCAATTTCATAACATGCCTGCCCATAATATTTTTCTAATAATTTGGTTACAAAGTGGCTTGTTAGGTCTATTCGCTATTTTATTATTATTCATTTATATTCTAAAAGAATCTTATCGTGGAATCAGAAAACAATATATTAACATAATAGTATTTGCTAGCACTATTATCGTGTTAATTCAAGGTTCCTTTGATAATTATTTCTTGAATAACTTAAGAATATCATTATTATATTTTCTATTAGTGGGTTTGATATTCAGTAGCAGAGGGCCTTCAAATAAACAAAAATCATCTTCTCAATAG